In Tepidimicrobium xylanilyticum, one DNA window encodes the following:
- a CDS encoding ABC-F family ATP-binding cassette domain-containing protein translates to MIEIGIKNLCKYYGANKVLENVTLEIKTGERIGLIGRNGSGKTTLFKIIAGLEEYNGGELTLRKGATIGFLEQIPLYPEEYRVIDVLNMAFEDVYKIKREMEKLESKMSNIQGEELDRIMNKYSCLQEKFEVNGGYDIEEKINRISTGLHFDAGFLEKKFSLLSGGEKTIVMLGKILLENPDILLLDEPTNHLDFEAIDWLENFLKEYNGAVMIISHDRYFLDKVVTRIIEIVDGKSELYLGNYSYYVDEKERRILERLEEYKRQTKKIKSMEEAIRRFRDWGARSDNPRFFKKAENMRKRIERMDKIAKPNLDNGEIGLFFNGSERSGKDVISVSKVSKSFKDRILIKEVDFHLKYLDRVALIGENGCGKSTFLKMILNRYILEKGKNSILGYIEDFSNYKEDEGTINIGANVRIGYLDQNVVFENEDYTVLECFREIRPIPEGQIRAILAKFMFYDEDVFKKVSMLSGGERSRLRLCQLMHQDINLLILDEPTNHLDISSREALEQALMEFEGTILFISHDRYFINKIADEIVELKDKKLKNYKGNYDYYVEKAKEEKLKLGNEKTIYKKKLEKNKKSKSNPVIDKAKEEKKRLKRKQQIEEEISELEGRLKKLEIKLAEYSSDYNKLMEIYSQKEELQKEIDMLLEQWVKLD, encoded by the coding sequence ATGATAGAAATAGGAATAAAGAATTTATGCAAATATTATGGTGCAAATAAGGTACTTGAGAATGTTACGCTTGAAATTAAGACAGGTGAGAGAATAGGCTTAATTGGGCGAAATGGCTCTGGAAAGACAACCTTATTTAAGATAATAGCTGGATTAGAAGAATACAATGGTGGAGAACTGACTTTAAGAAAAGGTGCCACAATAGGATTTTTAGAACAGATACCCTTATATCCAGAGGAATACAGGGTAATTGATGTTTTAAACATGGCCTTTGAAGATGTTTATAAAATTAAAAGGGAAATGGAGAAGCTTGAAAGTAAAATGTCAAATATACAGGGTGAAGAACTAGATAGAATAATGAATAAATATAGTTGTCTTCAGGAGAAGTTTGAGGTAAATGGAGGCTATGATATAGAAGAGAAGATTAATAGAATATCTACAGGGTTACATTTTGATGCAGGTTTTCTTGAAAAAAAGTTCTCATTGCTTAGTGGAGGTGAAAAAACCATTGTAATGTTAGGAAAGATATTACTTGAAAATCCAGATATATTATTATTAGATGAGCCTACTAACCATCTGGATTTTGAAGCTATCGACTGGCTGGAAAATTTCTTAAAGGAATATAATGGAGCTGTAATGATTATTTCTCACGATAGATACTTTTTAGATAAAGTTGTTACTAGAATAATTGAAATAGTGGATGGCAAAAGTGAACTGTACTTGGGAAACTATTCCTATTATGTTGATGAAAAAGAGAGGAGAATTTTAGAAAGATTAGAGGAGTATAAAAGACAAACTAAAAAAATAAAATCTATGGAGGAAGCTATAAGGAGATTTAGAGATTGGGGAGCTAGGTCAGATAATCCTAGATTTTTTAAAAAGGCTGAAAACATGAGGAAAAGAATAGAAAGAATGGATAAGATAGCGAAACCTAATCTAGATAATGGGGAAATTGGTTTGTTCTTTAATGGGAGTGAGAGAAGTGGCAAAGATGTTATAAGTGTATCAAAAGTTAGCAAATCATTTAAGGATAGGATATTAATTAAAGAGGTTGATTTCCATTTGAAATACTTAGATAGAGTAGCATTAATTGGGGAAAATGGCTGCGGTAAATCTACATTTTTAAAGATGATATTAAATAGATATATTTTGGAAAAGGGAAAGAATTCTATATTAGGGTATATAGAGGATTTTTCTAATTACAAGGAAGATGAAGGTACTATTAATATAGGTGCTAACGTTAGGATAGGCTATCTTGACCAGAATGTCGTATTTGAAAATGAAGACTACACTGTACTTGAATGTTTTAGAGAAATAAGGCCAATACCAGAAGGGCAGATTAGAGCTATTTTAGCAAAGTTTATGTTTTATGATGAGGATGTATTTAAAAAGGTAAGCATGCTGTCAGGTGGTGAGAGAAGCAGGCTAAGACTTTGCCAGCTGATGCATCAGGATATAAACCTCCTAATATTAGATGAGCCTACGAATCATCTTGATATAAGTTCTAGAGAAGCCCTTGAGCAAGCGCTTATGGAGTTTGAAGGGACCATATTGTTCATATCTCATGATAGATATTTTATTAATAAAATAGCTGATGAAATAGTTGAACTCAAGGATAAAAAATTAAAAAATTATAAAGGGAATTATGACTATTATGTAGAAAAAGCAAAGGAAGAGAAGTTGAAGCTGGGAAACGAAAAGACTATTTACAAAAAGAAATTAGAAAAAAACAAAAAAAGTAAAAGTAATCCAGTTATTGATAAAGCAAAGGAAGAAAAGAAAAGACTAAAGAGAAAACAGCAAATTGAAGAAGAAATATCTGAACTTGAGGGCAGATTAAAAAAATTAGAGATAAAGCTGGCAGAGTATTCGAGTGATTATAATAAGCTTATGGAGATATATTCTCAAAAGGAAGAATTGCAAAAAGAAATTGATATGCTCTTGGAACAATGGGTTAAGCTAGATTAA
- a CDS encoding radical SAM protein: MNNFSYKEIYIEDGKRVLEVDILPEKYCNFDCIFCPIGRTHNKVDVQQAFKEIDNSLKELDNMIENNEIDLVYINSKGEALLNSRINDIIDLIKSKGVSVRLLSNGYLLGKDEYMEIANKCDEVIGEIKVITEVDFQKVQRPIGGYTLEEYISNMALFNKQYEGKFIFEVTIIKGYNDDEESVEKIKDIIKKISPDEVIIARMEGEPFKKKLGISDERFEQISNLLLNV, translated from the coding sequence ATGAACAACTTCAGTTATAAAGAAATTTATATAGAAGATGGTAAAAGAGTATTAGAAGTGGACATACTTCCTGAAAAGTACTGTAATTTTGATTGTATTTTCTGCCCTATAGGGCGAACACACAATAAGGTAGACGTACAACAAGCATTTAAGGAAATTGATAATTCATTAAAAGAGCTAGACAATATGATAGAAAATAATGAAATAGATTTAGTTTACATTAATTCAAAGGGAGAAGCCCTTTTAAATAGCAGAATCAACGATATAATTGACCTAATAAAAAGTAAGGGAGTATCTGTAAGACTGCTATCTAATGGATATTTATTAGGTAAAGATGAATATATGGAAATTGCTAATAAATGCGATGAGGTTATTGGAGAGATAAAGGTAATAACTGAAGTAGATTTTCAAAAAGTCCAAAGACCAATTGGAGGATATACCTTGGAAGAGTATATTTCAAATATGGCCTTATTTAATAAGCAATATGAAGGGAAATTCATATTTGAAGTTACTATTATTAAGGGCTACAATGATGATGAAGAATCTGTTGAGAAGATAAAGGATATTATTAAGAAGATATCTCCTGATGAGGTAATTATTGCAAGAATGGAAGGTGAACCATTTAAGAAGAAACTTGGTATTAGTGATGAAAGATTTGAGCAAATTTCAAATTTATTATTAAATGTTTAG
- a CDS encoding B3/B4 domain-containing protein, translated as MKKFIIEDSFWEMFPNAKIGVVICRSIDNRVKDREKYVEMISKAEKEALRYLQDDEFSNNPVVKVWREAFKKFKTKKGARSSIEALLKRVYKGNHIGNINPLVDIYNSISLKYALPCGGEDIDKFVSNIRLTTAIGNEEFIPLGADENLPPYEGEIVYKDDKGAICRCWNWREAVRTMLTEDTTNAFLCIELIDESRLKEFESALEDLSKLVQDNLGGTNRISILDINHKEITID; from the coding sequence ATGAAAAAATTTATCATTGAAGATTCTTTTTGGGAAATGTTCCCAAACGCTAAAATTGGAGTTGTTATCTGTCGAAGCATTGATAATAGAGTAAAAGATAGAGAAAAGTATGTAGAAATGATTTCAAAGGCAGAAAAGGAAGCATTAAGATATTTGCAAGATGATGAATTTAGCAATAATCCTGTAGTAAAGGTTTGGAGAGAAGCATTTAAGAAATTTAAGACGAAAAAAGGGGCCAGGTCATCTATAGAGGCATTGTTAAAGAGGGTTTATAAGGGGAACCATATAGGAAATATCAATCCGCTAGTTGACATTTATAACTCTATTTCTTTAAAGTATGCATTACCATGTGGTGGTGAGGACATAGACAAGTTTGTAAGCAATATAAGGTTGACTACAGCTATTGGTAATGAGGAATTTATTCCACTTGGGGCAGATGAGAATTTACCACCATATGAGGGTGAAATAGTTTATAAGGATGATAAAGGGGCAATTTGCAGATGCTGGAACTGGCGTGAAGCAGTAAGGACAATGCTTACAGAAGATACGACTAATGCTTTTTTATGTATTGAACTGATTGATGAAAGTAGATTGAAAGAATTTGAGAGTGCATTAGAGGACTTGTCAAAATTGGTACAGGACAATTTAGGTGGGACTAACAGGATTTCAATTTTAGATATTAACCACAAAGAAATAACCATAGATTAG
- the brnQ gene encoding branched-chain amino acid transport system II carrier protein, whose amino-acid sequence MKTKLTFKETLLVGSLLFGLFFGAGNLIFPVQLGQMAGSNTLQATIGFLITGVGLPMLGIIASAISQSDSLFYMAKPVNKGYAIFFTCALYLTIGPLFAIPRTATVAFEVGLRPFISEDYLSIGLLIFSFIFFAITLYFSLKPGRIIDWIGKYLNPIFLILLSVLLIATFVNPMGQINQHSPQGKYVTEPLFTGLLDGYNTMDALASLAFAIIIISNVRKLGIKNPSSIAIETFKSGLISVVGMAVIYASLAYMGATSLGSLSPADNGGIILSMVSNYYYGFVGQVLLAAIVSAACLKTAIGLITSCAEMFGEMFPKSIDYNKYTIVFTLVSFVIANFGLNNIVQLSVPVLMFLYPLAITLITLSLLNPFIHKERIIYRWTTALTIMAAFFDLCKALPKPLQNNLIIKNIVNFAHSYLTGFDYGFGWIIPAFCGFIIGLIIWKIKEKLNFSST is encoded by the coding sequence ATGAAAACGAAACTTACTTTTAAAGAAACCTTACTAGTAGGATCCTTACTATTTGGATTATTTTTTGGTGCTGGGAATTTGATTTTCCCAGTACAATTAGGGCAAATGGCAGGAAGCAATACTTTACAAGCAACAATTGGATTTTTAATTACAGGTGTGGGACTCCCAATGCTAGGAATTATTGCATCAGCAATTTCACAAAGTGATAGTTTATTTTATATGGCTAAACCTGTTAATAAAGGTTATGCTATTTTTTTTACCTGTGCTTTGTATTTGACAATTGGTCCACTGTTTGCTATCCCACGTACTGCTACAGTTGCTTTTGAAGTAGGTCTCCGCCCTTTTATATCGGAAGATTATTTGAGTATAGGACTATTAATTTTTTCGTTTATTTTCTTTGCTATTACCCTTTATTTTTCACTAAAGCCTGGAAGAATTATAGATTGGATAGGGAAATATCTCAATCCTATTTTTTTAATACTTCTATCTGTTTTGTTAATAGCTACATTTGTTAATCCCATGGGACAAATTAATCAGCATAGCCCCCAGGGCAAATATGTTACTGAACCATTATTTACTGGATTGTTGGATGGATACAATACTATGGACGCTTTAGCATCTTTGGCTTTTGCAATTATTATTATTTCTAATGTTAGAAAGCTGGGTATAAAAAACCCAAGTTCAATTGCCATTGAAACCTTTAAATCAGGTTTAATAAGTGTTGTTGGTATGGCTGTTATTTATGCCTCATTAGCCTACATGGGAGCCACAAGTTTAGGCAGTTTAAGCCCTGCTGATAATGGCGGAATCATTCTATCTATGGTAAGCAATTACTATTATGGATTTGTTGGGCAAGTTCTATTAGCAGCAATAGTATCTGCTGCCTGTTTAAAAACTGCTATTGGCCTGATTACTTCCTGTGCAGAAATGTTCGGTGAAATGTTTCCAAAATCAATTGATTATAACAAGTATACTATTGTATTTACGCTAGTTTCATTTGTAATTGCTAACTTTGGATTAAATAATATAGTTCAGCTATCTGTGCCAGTGCTCATGTTTCTTTATCCATTGGCAATTACCTTAATTACATTGTCATTGTTAAATCCATTTATTCATAAGGAAAGAATTATATATAGATGGACAACTGCTTTAACAATTATGGCAGCATTTTTTGATTTATGTAAAGCCTTACCAAAACCTTTGCAGAATAATTTAATTATAAAAAATATTGTTAACTTTGCTCATTCATATCTAACTGGATTTGATTATGGGTTTGGATGGATAATACCAGCATTTTGTGGTTTTATCATTGGGTTAATTATTTGGAAAATTAAAGAAAAACTGAATTTTAGCTCTACTTAA
- a CDS encoding flavodoxin family protein, which produces MKALGIVFSSRANGNCSNAIKYCLNKMKNKGYEIETLNIFEYEIQGCGNCNYICFNSGECVKEDDIYKLYNRCFEADKIIFAIPTFCGHLTSQYFKFWERSQSLFKDEEECENIFLKKINLIIIGNLSSGGDMAVHEALYGFINRRFYPEVVLLSSEDYNTSSIKGNLVEFSGIRDRLDNFVEKIVSKS; this is translated from the coding sequence ATGAAAGCTCTAGGAATAGTTTTTAGCTCAAGAGCTAATGGTAACTGTTCAAATGCCATAAAATATTGTTTAAATAAAATGAAGAATAAGGGTTATGAAATTGAAACACTGAATATATTTGAATATGAGATTCAGGGCTGCGGAAATTGTAATTATATCTGCTTTAACAGCGGAGAGTGCGTTAAAGAAGATGACATATACAAATTATATAATAGGTGTTTTGAGGCAGACAAGATAATATTTGCTATCCCAACATTTTGCGGCCATTTAACCTCCCAGTATTTTAAATTTTGGGAAAGGTCGCAATCCTTGTTTAAGGATGAAGAAGAATGTGAGAATATTTTTTTGAAGAAAATTAATTTAATCATCATAGGCAATTTATCTTCTGGGGGAGATATGGCTGTTCATGAAGCACTATATGGCTTTATAAATAGAAGATTTTATCCTGAAGTTGTATTGTTATCTTCAGAAGATTATAATACAAGTTCTATAAAAGGGAATTTAGTTGAATTTAGCGGGATAAGGGATAGATTAGATAATTTTGTAGAGAAAATAGTAAGCAAAAGTTAA
- a CDS encoding MupG family TIM beta-alpha barrel fold protein, with amino-acid sequence MLNRFGLSVYLSTFDIQKEMLEQYVGSGYFVFTSFHMQEEFNSMEDYFQKAVKMCKWLNERNFKIIGDVSSKTLEFFKYHSIVEFAKDMGIDILRLDYGFSQEEILEIAKEYPISFNPSTEDEVMAKKILDISTIVYGLHNFYPRPETGLDPEDFYIINDGLKKLGIKTLAFIPGDEMKRGPIYEGLPTLEKHRKISPYVAFLDLVVNYGVDAVFVGDVKISKFEGKLITDYIKEGIINIPVKFLPEYEYLYDKVFTIRPDSPRSLMRLQESREYGTPGELKEPFNCIPRKRGSITMDNIKYKRYSGEIQILRQNFSRDDRVNVIGKVHDDYLDIMECIKNRDKIKFIKL; translated from the coding sequence ATGCTTAATAGATTTGGTTTATCAGTCTATTTATCCACCTTCGATATTCAAAAGGAAATGTTAGAACAATATGTAGGAAGTGGATACTTTGTATTCACTTCTTTCCATATGCAGGAGGAGTTTAATAGCATGGAGGATTATTTCCAAAAGGCAGTGAAAATGTGTAAATGGCTTAATGAAAGGAATTTTAAAATAATTGGAGATGTGTCGTCGAAAACTCTGGAATTCTTTAAATATCATTCCATAGTGGAATTTGCTAAGGATATGGGGATTGACATTTTACGTTTAGATTATGGTTTTAGCCAAGAGGAAATTTTAGAAATTGCTAAAGAATATCCAATATCTTTTAATCCTTCAACGGAAGATGAGGTTATGGCTAAGAAGATTTTGGATATTAGCACTATTGTTTATGGGCTACACAACTTTTATCCTAGACCCGAGACGGGACTAGATCCAGAGGATTTTTATATAATAAATGATGGGCTTAAAAAATTGGGGATAAAAACTTTAGCCTTTATTCCAGGGGATGAGATGAAACGAGGTCCTATATATGAAGGACTGCCAACTTTAGAAAAACATAGGAAGATTTCTCCATATGTGGCCTTTTTAGATTTAGTTGTAAATTATGGGGTCGATGCGGTATTTGTTGGGGATGTTAAAATATCTAAATTTGAAGGAAAGCTAATTACCGACTATATTAAGGAAGGAATTATAAACATTCCCGTAAAATTTTTACCTGAGTATGAATATCTGTACGATAAAGTATTTACCATTAGGCCTGACTCACCAAGGAGCTTAATGCGCCTGCAGGAGTCTAGGGAATATGGTACCCCTGGAGAATTAAAGGAGCCCTTTAACTGTATACCTAGAAAAAGAGGTTCTATTACCATGGACAATATAAAATACAAGAGGTACTCTGGGGAAATTCAAATATTAAGACAAAACTTTTCTCGAGACGATAGAGTAAATGTAATAGGAAAGGTCCATGACGATTATTTGGATATCATGGAATGTATAAAGAATAGGGATAAAATTAAATTTATAAAACTATAG
- a CDS encoding PTS transporter subunit EIIC, whose amino-acid sequence MAKNKELAKKILELVGGEENIITVTNCMTRLRINVKDTERVKMEDLRNTEGVLGVTGTDALQVVVGPGTAKKLADIFADEFGFEVDTQVEEDWQETKADIKAKQKKGPIKAGLETIAGIFIPLIPAIIPAGIFNGFASLISTLQNNGNLPTNTFWNFIQLMFALTGAAFLGYFAIYTGVNAAKRFGATEALGGMIGAMTIGAQINNISQLFGLYDAEVPLNSILTTGKGGIIGVIFGVYLLSKIEKRVRKIVPDVLDIILTPLITLLITGLALVLIIMPVSGFISDGLVKVLSIFISSDNTIVNIISGYILSAVFLPMVLLGLHHGLIPIYAIQLESMGGVSLFPVLAMAGAGQVGAAIAIYFKAKRVNNQRLQSVIAGALPAGVLGIGEPLIYGVTLPLGKPFITAGLGAGFGGAYVMASKVLATAWGPSGLVAIPLMQPDSMLNYFLGILISYIGGFIITNIFIRTSDVDNA is encoded by the coding sequence ATGGCTAAAAATAAGGAATTAGCTAAAAAGATACTCGAGTTGGTTGGTGGCGAAGAGAACATAATTACCGTAACCAACTGTATGACAAGGCTCCGTATTAATGTAAAAGATACGGAGAGGGTAAAAATGGAGGATTTAAGGAACACGGAAGGTGTACTAGGGGTTACAGGTACCGATGCACTACAGGTAGTAGTTGGACCAGGTACCGCTAAGAAACTAGCAGATATATTTGCAGATGAATTTGGATTTGAAGTTGACACTCAAGTAGAAGAAGATTGGCAGGAGACCAAAGCAGATATTAAAGCAAAACAGAAGAAAGGACCTATTAAAGCAGGGCTGGAAACTATTGCAGGTATCTTTATTCCTCTTATTCCTGCCATTATACCAGCAGGTATATTCAATGGATTTGCATCCTTAATAAGTACACTACAAAATAACGGGAATTTACCTACTAATACTTTCTGGAATTTCATTCAGTTGATGTTTGCTCTAACAGGAGCAGCTTTCTTAGGCTATTTTGCTATATATACGGGAGTCAATGCCGCTAAAAGATTTGGAGCAACGGAAGCATTAGGTGGAATGATTGGGGCCATGACTATTGGAGCACAGATTAACAACATTTCTCAATTATTTGGATTATATGATGCAGAAGTGCCTTTAAATTCGATCCTTACTACAGGAAAAGGTGGAATCATAGGTGTAATCTTTGGAGTATATCTACTTTCCAAGATTGAGAAGAGAGTAAGAAAAATCGTACCAGACGTATTGGACATAATTCTTACTCCCCTTATAACACTGTTAATTACAGGATTGGCTTTAGTACTGATTATAATGCCTGTATCTGGTTTTATTTCCGATGGACTTGTAAAAGTTCTAAGTATCTTTATAAGTTCTGATAACACAATTGTAAATATTATATCTGGTTATATACTATCAGCAGTATTCTTACCAATGGTTCTGCTGGGATTACACCATGGACTAATTCCAATTTATGCCATCCAATTAGAATCAATGGGAGGAGTATCCTTATTCCCAGTACTTGCTATGGCAGGAGCTGGCCAAGTAGGGGCAGCCATAGCTATATATTTTAAAGCCAAAAGGGTTAATAACCAGAGGTTGCAGTCGGTAATTGCGGGAGCACTGCCAGCAGGAGTTCTGGGAATTGGAGAACCATTAATTTATGGAGTAACTCTTCCATTAGGAAAGCCCTTCATTACAGCAGGCTTAGGAGCAGGCTTTGGAGGAGCATATGTTATGGCATCTAAGGTATTGGCCACTGCCTGGGGGCCATCGGGTCTAGTAGCCATCCCCCTTATGCAACCTGATTCCATGCTAAACTATTTCCTGGGAATACTCATTTCCTATATAGGTGGATTTATCATAACCAATATATTCATAAGAACTTCGGATGTAGACAATGCTTAA
- the murQ gene encoding N-acetylmuramic acid 6-phosphate etherase codes for MLDLSKMSTEQINERTQDLDILPIREALEIMNEEDQKVAIAVKKEIPQIEKAVKAVIETFNNSGRLIYVGAGTSGRLGVLDAVECPPTFGTPPEMVQGLIAGGEEAFVKAIEGAEDSMELGADDLKNIGLNSKDIVVGIAASGRTPYVKGALNYAKEIGCKTVAIACNKNSEIGAIADIAIEVVVGPEVLAGSTRLKAGTAQKLVLNMISTISMVGLGKAYKNLMVDVQLNNIKLQSRAENIVVVATGVDRKIARETLEKAGGSVKLAITMILLNCDREEAEKKLAEANGHIRKIIT; via the coding sequence ATGTTAGATTTAAGTAAGATGTCCACTGAGCAGATCAATGAAAGGACTCAGGATTTGGACATCCTGCCTATCAGGGAAGCATTGGAGATTATGAACGAGGAAGACCAGAAGGTAGCAATAGCTGTAAAAAAAGAAATTCCTCAGATAGAAAAGGCTGTAAAGGCAGTAATAGAGACCTTTAATAATAGTGGCAGGCTCATATACGTAGGGGCAGGAACCAGTGGCCGTTTAGGGGTTTTAGATGCAGTAGAATGTCCTCCAACCTTTGGGACTCCACCGGAGATGGTACAGGGTTTGATTGCAGGAGGAGAAGAAGCTTTTGTAAAAGCTATTGAGGGAGCAGAAGACAGCATGGAATTGGGAGCAGATGACCTAAAAAATATAGGATTGAATTCAAAGGATATAGTAGTTGGCATTGCAGCCAGTGGCAGAACTCCCTATGTAAAAGGAGCTCTTAACTATGCTAAGGAAATAGGTTGTAAAACTGTAGCTATTGCTTGTAACAAAAACTCTGAAATAGGAGCAATAGCGGATATAGCAATTGAGGTGGTGGTAGGACCGGAAGTTCTGGCTGGTTCCACTAGGCTTAAGGCAGGTACAGCTCAGAAATTGGTGCTTAATATGATTTCCACCATATCCATGGTAGGCCTTGGAAAGGCATATAAAAACCTTATGGTGGATGTACAGCTAAATAATATTAAATTACAAAGTAGAGCAGAAAACATTGTTGTGGTCGCCACAGGTGTGGATAGGAAAATAGCAAGAGAAACCCTTGAAAAGGCTGGTGGCAGTGTAAAATTAGCAATTACAATGATTCTATTAAACTGTGATAGAGAAGAAGCCGAGAAAAAATTGGCTGAAGCCAATGGACATATTAGAAAGATTATAACTTAA
- the msrB gene encoding peptide-methionine (R)-S-oxide reductase MsrB, with translation MKKYKKPCKEELKKRLTPIQCKVTQENGTERPFGNEYWDHEEEGIYVDIVSGEPLFSSKDKYDAGCGWPSFTKPIDKEFIKEKLDTSHGMIRTEVRSTYADSHLGHVFPDGPRDKGGLRYCINSAALRFIKKEDMEKEGYGEYLELFDG, from the coding sequence ATGAAAAAATATAAAAAGCCCTGCAAAGAGGAATTAAAGAAGAGGTTAACTCCTATTCAATGTAAGGTTACCCAAGAGAATGGAACGGAAAGGCCATTTGGTAATGAGTACTGGGATCATGAAGAGGAAGGAATATATGTGGATATAGTAAGTGGAGAGCCTTTATTTTCTTCAAAGGATAAATATGATGCAGGCTGTGGTTGGCCTAGTTTTACTAAGCCAATAGATAAGGAATTTATAAAAGAGAAATTAGATACCAGCCACGGTATGATAAGAACTGAAGTAAGAAGCACATATGCAGATTCCCACCTTGGCCATGTATTTCCCGATGGACCAAGGGATAAAGGTGGATTAAGATATTGTATTAACAGTGCTGCCTTAAGATTTATCAAAAAAGAGGATATGGAAAAGGAAGGCTATGGTGAGTATTTGGAGTTATTTGATGGATAA